The Salvia miltiorrhiza cultivar Shanhuang (shh) chromosome 2, IMPLAD_Smil_shh, whole genome shotgun sequence DNA window cgtagagagaaaagaaaaaaaaaagacggAAGAATATGTGCCTATCAAAATAATGATATTATTAACAATAAAAGGAAattattaaatactccctccgtccccaaaataagttcctctttggggacggcacgggttttaaggaaaatggtaaagtgtattgatagtgggaAAAAacatattataattagtattgggagtggtgaaaaggtgaaaaaatattataattagtattgggagtgatgaaaaagtaaaaagtaagaataaataaagtattattagtggtggggtagttgtccaaaaatagaaagaaagaaagaggaacttatttgggggacgtcccaaaatggaaaaagaggaacttatttcagggacggagggagtaagtaaaaaaaaaaaaaaaaaaaaaaaaaaaaaggaattaaGTTGGGATAAAGATTATCGCTCAAGAAAGTCGCTCAAAAactagacacccctagagcTTTGACccccccattctcgaccttgtTGCAAAAACTTCCCCCATAGTCCAGAAtaagggtgcatttaaaccTATGAAGAAAACGGTTGTTTAACGCCATTtcctttaaaaatatatattttttattttgtggtGGGTCCCACCACTAACACTTGCAACAACCAGCTCCTCCACCTCGCCACTGTGCTATCCTTCCAGAGAGAAGCTGAACGAAGATCGGCACCGGCCTCGCCGAATTTTAGAGCCGCGGCAGTGGAACTTTTGCTGAAGACGGAACGAGGTCAATCCCCAAAACCTCCGTCAATAAAATAGCATTCAACGGCTAATCATAATGCATCGGCCACGCTGCCATCGGAACCCCATATATCATGTTTTTGAAGCACGAATTCCAACCGCAGTGCGTCATGAACCTGTCGGTCGATCGATGCGCGAGAATCTCCAGCTGCGGCGCCTAATCTCTCACTACCATGCCCCTCTCTCTCACCCTCTAGATGACTAGATCATGTGTCTGGCCGATaaaattatgtgtccgcccAATGAAATCATGTGTCTGCCCGACCAgccacatgatctagccacccaccaaTCATATGTACTTTTGACTGATAGCTATCAAAtcattgacttttatgactgatagaagtcaaatcgatcaaatgtgtaagactttcacaaaaaaccaagcaaactcatcaacatcaaatggtaaaatatatacttcacataatttgggcataaaatgcttaagtttataaagtaggacatttttcatatacaacATAAGGAATATgtcatttttgcctattaataCAATTATAAACATGTTTAAGGAAAGataaattacaattatatacttcctccgtcctaattaacttgatcaatatttatttttttgtagtttcaactaaattaattaatttttttttattttttcgtaTTTATTTTTTGGAGCGGGGGGGGTAGTATTTGCTACGTTATAAACTTATAATTGTTGCATTTATTATGTGAGTCTTGGTCACATCATCACTTGAATCAACCAAACTTGTTGTGCTTCCTTTTTTTGcatctctttttcttcttccgGACACATTTCGTGATCGCAACGGGAAACCGGCAATGTCGGTAACAGCCGCCCCGTCCGCCGTCCGACCGTTCCATTTGGCGCGATTGGGGGACGGCCCCCGGCGGCCTAGAATGGCGGTGACGGTGGGATCATTCAACACGGTGTCGGCAGCTTCGATCCTCACCAAGCTGCAGAAGGACTGCGCCACCCCTTTGCCGGTTCTGCAGCAAGTGGCGGACGCCATGGCGGCGGACATGCGGGCTGGCTTGGCGGCGGACGGAGGCAGTGATCTCAAGATGATTCTTAGCTATGTTGATGCCATGCCCACTGGGTACGTTAATAGTCTGGCTTGCATTTTCTATGGCTTTAGATTTGCTAAGACATTGATTTTGAGCTGAATTGAACAAATTCGAAATTGGAGGGCCATCTCACATTCTCAGAATCAATTGCTTTTAATGGTTCTCAAATTTATGATGATGTTAATAGTAGGCAAATTCGACCCTTTTCTGTtgcaaactaaaaaaaaaaaacttttttaaGATTCAAGATTACAAGTATGCTGTAGTTGTTGAAAATGCATATGCTAATGGTGATGTAGTAATATTTgagtgttaatttgattagaaATGGTAATTGATGTTGATTTGTTAGGAATGAAAAGGGATTATACTATGCATTGGATCTTGGTGGTACGAATTTCCGAGTGCTGAGAGTGCAACTAGGAGGGAAGGAAGAAAGGGTGGTCGCAACAGAATTCGAGCAGGTCTCCATCCCTCAGGAATTGATGTTTGGTACCTGTGAGGTTAGTTCAACAAGATGTTGGTTCCATGGTTCTGCTCATTATTGGATTTTATTCTTTAATCTGTGATTCTTGTCGTGCTCTCTTAGGAGCTCTTTGATTTTATAGCATCTAGACTGGCAAAATTTGCTGAGAAGGAAGGCGGGAAGTTTGAGTCCGCCCATGGAAGAACAAGAGAAGTAGGATTTACTTTCTCTTTTGCAGTGAAGCAGACATCAATTAACTCAGGCATTCTCATCAAATGGACTAAAGGCTTTGCAGTCTCAGGAGCTGTGAGTATTCATTCCTCGATTGTTAAATAATTGATCTAAATGAAGAAAGGCCAATCTCAGCTTGTTTACTGATTTTCAGGAAGGGAGAGACGTAGTCGCCTGCTTGAATGAGGCTATGGGAAGGCAGGGCCTAAATATGAGAGTGTCTGCCCTGGTGCATTTTCATTCATGTTGTGACTTATTTTACGAAGATGTGTAGATTCTTGCTCATTATTATTGTGTTTTCTGTATGGTATTAAGCTAGGTCAATGATACTGTTGGAGCATTAGCTGGAGCTAGATACTGGGACGACAATGTCATGGTCGCAGTCATTCTAGGAACAGGAACCAATGCCTGCTACGTGGAGAACGTGGATGCTATTCCTAAGCTGCACGCCCCTAAATCAGCAAGTGGAAGTATGGTATGTACAGCATATACTTGTCTGTCAGTGATTTCGTGATATCATTAATGAGGAAGTAGTGTCGTTTCACCCTCAGATTATAAACACGGAGTGGGGGGCGTTCTCGAGGGGCCTTCCCTTGACTGAGTTTGACAGAGAAATGGATGCTGCGAGTATCAATCCCGGGCAACAGGTATCCAGCCAGCCTCGTTCGCCTctcttttttccttctttaaTGCATTTCCTGATTGATAATACAACGAAATTGGCAAACAGATATTTGAGAAAACAATTTCTGGCATGTATCTTGGTGAAATTGTTAGACGAGTGTTGCACAGAATGGCCGAAGATATTACATTATTTGGCGACTCCTTACCAGAAAAGCTACAGGAACCGTTTTCTCTCAGGTATAAATTGCACTACCTAAATTTATTCAACACCAAATGGGCTCCAACtacagaaaaaggaaaagaaagagtaaCATTGTTATATTGTTATGATGAGTGATTTTTAAATTAGCACCCCAGTAAGCAGTAGTAATTTGCATTACTACAGATTTCTTCTCTAAATCCTCTTCATCTAGTTTCAGATTTGTATGCAACAAACAAAATGTTGTTGAGAAATCTGATGCTATTTGGATAACATTAT harbors:
- the LOC131011081 gene encoding hexokinase-2, chloroplastic; amino-acid sequence: MSVTAAPSAVRPFHLARLGDGPRRPRMAVTVGSFNTVSAASILTKLQKDCATPLPVLQQVADAMAADMRAGLAADGGSDLKMILSYVDAMPTGNEKGLYYALDLGGTNFRVLRVQLGGKEERVVATEFEQVSIPQELMFGTCEELFDFIASRLAKFAEKEGGKFESAHGRTREVGFTFSFAVKQTSINSGILIKWTKGFAVSGAEGRDVVACLNEAMGRQGLNMRVSALVNDTVGALAGARYWDDNVMVAVILGTGTNACYVENVDAIPKLHAPKSASGSMIINTEWGAFSRGLPLTEFDREMDAASINPGQQIFEKTISGMYLGEIVRRVLHRMAEDITLFGDSLPEKLQEPFSLRTPDICTMQQDSSKDLEVVGSILYDVAGVNSNLKLRRIVVDVCETVAKRGGRLAGAGIVGMLQKMEEDSKGVVFGKRTVVAMDGGLYEHYPQYRGYLEDAVTELLGPELSKNVIVQHSKDGSGIGAALLAATNSIYQH